A region of Streptomyces paludis DNA encodes the following proteins:
- a CDS encoding FadR/GntR family transcriptional regulator has protein sequence MALTSPRRTALSDQVITELRSQITSGVWPVGSRIPTEPELVEQLGVARNTVREAVRALAHNGLLDIRQGSGTYVVATSELAGVMHRRFADADPRHIAELRSTLESSAARLAAQRRTDRDLRQLESLLARREAAWAAGEAEPFVAADGALHMAVVAASHNEVLTAVYADLGHVMRDWLRDDVGPELRPENHVDHARLVAAIRAGDAEAAAREAESYAPACLADRT, from the coding sequence ATGGCGTTGACCTCACCCCGGCGTACCGCACTCTCCGACCAGGTGATCACCGAGCTGCGGAGCCAGATCACCTCGGGCGTATGGCCGGTGGGCTCCCGTATCCCGACCGAACCCGAGCTGGTCGAGCAGCTGGGGGTGGCCCGTAACACCGTCCGCGAGGCGGTGCGCGCGCTGGCGCACAACGGGCTGCTGGACATCCGGCAGGGCTCGGGAACCTATGTCGTCGCGACCAGCGAGCTGGCCGGGGTGATGCACCGGCGGTTCGCCGACGCCGATCCCCGGCACATCGCCGAACTGCGTTCGACGCTGGAGTCCTCGGCGGCGCGGCTGGCCGCACAGCGGCGTACGGACCGGGATCTGCGGCAGCTGGAGAGCCTGCTCGCCCGGCGTGAGGCGGCGTGGGCGGCGGGCGAGGCGGAGCCGTTCGTCGCGGCCGACGGCGCGCTGCACATGGCGGTCGTCGCGGCCTCGCACAACGAGGTGCTGACCGCCGTCTACGCGGACCTCGGCCATGTGATGCGCGACTGGCTCCGCGACGATGTGGGCCCGGAGCTGCGCCCGGAGAACCACGTGGACCACGCGCGGCTGGTCGCGGCGATCCGGGCGGGTGACGCGGAGGCGGCGGCGCGGGAGGCGGAGAGCTACGCGCCGGCCTGCCTGGCCGACCGGACCTGA
- a CDS encoding CynX/NimT family MFS transporter, with the protein MIDEPQRPTQPRTLSPTPMPTAMPTPIPASPSSASSGTAVWRTRLLVAGLVLAALNLRPAITSLGALLEEVRTGLHMSGTAAGVLTSVPPLCFAVFGFAAPRLARRFGPGAVVLAGMVAITAGVALRSFAGGAPLFLAASACALMGIAVSNVLMPVIVKRYFPDRVGTMTGLYSMSLALGTAGAAAVTVPMTGAMGGDWRLGLGVWAVLAAVAVLPWLGLVLVRDRSAERSAAPAVAAGADTAAAEPGAGLRLGRSRTAWSLACFFGLQATGAYITMGWMPQIFRDAGVSAGTAGLLLALIMAMGVPLAFVIPRMAARMRHQGPIVVALGLCGLTAYAGLYFAPAAGAWLWAVLLGISNCSFPLALTMIGMRSRSGAGVVRLSAFTQSFGYLLSIPGPLLVGVLYQHTGGWGLPIALMAAFLVPQMLAGTFAGRDRTIEDEALMRD; encoded by the coding sequence ATGATTGACGAGCCGCAGCGTCCGACACAGCCCCGGACACTCTCCCCGACCCCGATGCCGACCGCGATGCCGACACCGATACCGGCCTCGCCCTCCTCCGCCTCGAGCGGAACGGCTGTCTGGCGCACCCGGCTCCTGGTCGCCGGGCTCGTCCTCGCCGCGCTCAACCTCCGCCCCGCCATCACCAGCCTCGGCGCGCTGCTCGAAGAGGTGCGGACCGGACTGCACATGAGCGGTACCGCCGCCGGCGTCCTCACCTCCGTACCGCCCCTGTGCTTCGCGGTCTTCGGCTTCGCCGCGCCCCGGCTGGCCCGGCGCTTCGGGCCCGGTGCCGTCGTCCTCGCGGGCATGGTCGCGATCACGGCGGGCGTGGCACTGCGCTCCTTCGCCGGCGGCGCGCCGCTCTTCCTCGCCGCCAGCGCGTGCGCGCTCATGGGCATCGCCGTCAGCAACGTACTGATGCCGGTGATCGTCAAGCGGTACTTCCCCGACCGGGTCGGCACCATGACCGGGCTGTACTCCATGTCCCTCGCCCTCGGTACCGCCGGCGCCGCCGCCGTGACCGTCCCGATGACCGGCGCGATGGGCGGCGACTGGCGCCTGGGGCTCGGCGTGTGGGCGGTGCTCGCCGCTGTGGCCGTACTGCCCTGGCTGGGGCTCGTCCTCGTACGCGACCGGTCGGCGGAGCGGTCCGCCGCCCCGGCCGTCGCCGCCGGAGCGGACACCGCGGCCGCGGAGCCCGGTGCCGGGCTGCGGCTCGGGCGCAGCCGTACCGCCTGGAGCCTGGCCTGCTTCTTCGGCCTCCAGGCCACCGGCGCGTACATCACCATGGGCTGGATGCCGCAGATCTTCCGCGACGCCGGGGTCTCCGCCGGTACGGCGGGGCTGCTGCTCGCGCTGATCATGGCCATGGGGGTGCCGCTGGCCTTCGTGATCCCGCGCATGGCCGCCCGGATGCGGCACCAGGGGCCGATCGTCGTCGCCCTCGGGCTCTGCGGACTGACCGCCTACGCGGGCCTGTACTTCGCCCCGGCCGCCGGCGCCTGGCTCTGGGCGGTGCTCCTCGGGATCTCGAACTGCTCGTTCCCGCTGGCCCTCACCATGATCGGGATGCGGTCGCGGTCCGGCGCGGGTGTCGTCCGGCTCTCCGCGTTCACCCAGAGCTTCGGCTATCTGCTCTCCATCCCCGGACCGCTGCTGGTCGGCGTCCTCTACCAGCACACCGGCGGCTGGGGGCTGCCGATCGCGCTGATGGCCGCGTTCCTCGTACCGCAGATGCTGGCCGGTACGTTCGCGGGACGGGACCGGACGATCGAGGACGAGGCCCTGATGCGAGACTGA
- a CDS encoding SGM_5486 family transporter-associated protein, with protein sequence MPVLDPNPQNGQRKLLLVFGTIIGIMVIISIVATIASP encoded by the coding sequence ATGCCTGTCCTTGACCCGAACCCCCAGAACGGGCAGCGGAAGCTGCTCCTCGTCTTCGGCACGATCATCGGCATCATGGTGATCATCAGCATTGTGGCCACGATCGCCAGCCCATAG
- the fabI gene encoding enoyl-ACP reductase FabI — protein sequence MSGILAGKRILVTGVLTESSIAFQAAKVAQEEGAEVILTGFGRLTLVERIAKRLPKTAPVIELDVTNQEHLDGLADKVREIQGEGAGLDGVVHSIAFGPQGAFNFLEGSWEDVSTAVHVSAYSLKSLTTACLPLMERGGSVVGLTFDAQFAWPKYDWMGVAKAALESTNRYLARDLGRRNIRCNLISAGPLKSMAAKSIPGFESLADVWNHRAPMEWDMSDAEPAGRGVVGLLSDFFPKTTGEIVHVDAGVHIMGA from the coding sequence ATGAGTGGAATCCTCGCCGGCAAGCGCATTCTCGTGACGGGCGTCCTCACGGAGTCCTCCATCGCCTTCCAGGCCGCCAAGGTGGCCCAGGAGGAGGGCGCCGAGGTCATCCTGACCGGCTTCGGCCGGCTCACGCTTGTCGAGCGCATCGCCAAGCGGCTGCCCAAGACCGCCCCGGTCATCGAGCTGGACGTCACCAACCAGGAGCACCTGGACGGCCTGGCCGACAAGGTGCGCGAGATCCAGGGCGAGGGCGCCGGGCTCGACGGTGTCGTGCACTCGATCGCCTTCGGCCCGCAGGGCGCCTTCAACTTCCTCGAAGGCAGCTGGGAGGACGTCTCGACGGCGGTGCACGTCTCCGCGTACTCCCTCAAGTCGCTGACGACGGCCTGCCTGCCGCTGATGGAGCGCGGCGGCTCGGTCGTCGGCCTCACCTTCGACGCGCAGTTCGCCTGGCCGAAGTACGACTGGATGGGTGTCGCCAAGGCGGCCCTGGAGTCCACGAACCGCTACCTCGCCCGCGATCTGGGCCGGCGGAACATCCGCTGCAACCTGATCTCGGCCGGACCGCTCAAGTCGATGGCCGCCAAGTCCATCCCGGGCTTCGAGTCGCTCGCGGACGTCTGGAACCACCGCGCCCCGATGGAGTGGGACATGTCCGACGCGGAGCCGGCCGGACGCGGTGTCGTCGGTCTGCTGTCGGACTTCTTCCCGAAGACCACCGGCGAGATCGTGCACGTCGACGCCGGCGTGCACATCATGGGCGCCTGA